In Candidatus Binatia bacterium, a single genomic region encodes these proteins:
- a CDS encoding permease, translated as MAIVNALIAGVSQAAAFFWDSLFGLIFGFLVSAIVQVMLTPATMHRYLGPGLRGLLYGAGFGIISSACSYGAAAAARGFYRNGGDIRSILSFLISSTNMNLAILILFWSLLGWKFVFAEFFGGAIIIAIVTLGFSVLFRPGDLTRLQAAYVQGQTGGDDDEPVRRTWDVVASMAWGDVRMLRTELIVGYLIAGFAAALIPPGWLSGALHAVGSVPVIGYVLLLLVGLLIAVATFVCSMGNVPIARYLANAGIPLGANTTFIYGDLLILPMIGIYRKSFPDRITWTFLALFVLGAMLAGAIMEWLIGNTLGGVSMGSMAINDRFTLVSNVVALLAVAAVGIAALAARRARYAR; from the coding sequence ATGGCGATCGTCAATGCGCTGATCGCCGGCGTCTCGCAAGCAGCGGCGTTTTTCTGGGATAGCCTCTTCGGTCTGATCTTCGGCTTCTTGGTCTCGGCGATCGTCCAAGTGATGTTGACGCCGGCGACGATGCACCGGTACCTCGGCCCGGGCCTTCGCGGCCTACTATACGGAGCCGGATTCGGCATCATTTCGTCGGCATGCTCGTACGGCGCGGCCGCGGCGGCCCGCGGCTTCTATCGCAACGGCGGCGATATCCGTTCGATCCTCTCGTTTCTGATCTCGTCGACGAACATGAACCTCGCGATCCTCATTCTCTTCTGGTCGCTGCTCGGTTGGAAGTTCGTCTTCGCCGAGTTCTTCGGCGGTGCGATCATCATCGCGATCGTGACGCTCGGCTTTTCCGTTCTCTTCCGTCCCGGCGATTTGACGCGGCTCCAGGCAGCGTACGTGCAAGGCCAGACCGGCGGCGACGACGACGAACCGGTGCGCCGCACCTGGGACGTCGTCGCGTCCATGGCGTGGGGCGACGTGCGGATGCTGCGCACAGAGTTGATCGTCGGCTATCTGATCGCCGGTTTCGCTGCGGCGCTGATTCCGCCCGGATGGCTTTCCGGTGCGCTCCACGCCGTCGGGTCGGTTCCGGTCATCGGGTACGTGTTGCTCCTTCTCGTCGGCCTGCTCATCGCCGTCGCAACGTTCGTCTGCTCGATGGGCAACGTCCCGATCGCGCGTTATCTCGCAAACGCCGGCATCCCGCTCGGCGCGAACACGACCTTCATCTACGGCGACCTGCTAATTCTCCCGATGATCGGCATCTATCGCAAATCGTTTCCCGATCGCATCACGTGGACGTTTCTCGCGCTCTTCGTGCTCGGCGCGATGCTTGCCGGCGCGATCATGGAGTGGCTGATCGGCAACACCCTTGGCGGCGTCTCGATGGGCTCGATGGCGATCAACGACCGCTTCACGCTCGTCTCGAACGTCGTCGCGCTCCTCGCGGTCGCCGCGGTCGGGATAGCCGCGCTCGCCGCACGCCGCGCCCGCTACGCCCGCTAG